The following are encoded together in the Deltaproteobacteria bacterium genome:
- a CDS encoding glutamate racemase — MIGVFDSGIGGLTVVRALRQCLPEYDILYFGDTARTPYGTKSPHTVIQYAIEDAEMLLDRGARILVVGCNTASSVATDALRERFDVPIFEVISPAVHKAVSHQKGRRVGVIGTRATVNSGVYQDKIRALRPDMEVYAAACPLLVPLVEEGWLKKGETRRIVKKYLHPLKVKQIDVLILGCTHYPLLKEIIQAKIGKRVKIIDSSEELSRSVKDFLLDNTPIASTLEKKGGHQFFVSDVTEHMQKLARKILKSVGKLELIKVSAP, encoded by the coding sequence TTGATCGGTGTATTTGATTCCGGCATTGGTGGTCTTACAGTGGTCAGGGCTCTGAGGCAGTGCCTTCCGGAATATGATATTTTGTATTTCGGTGACACTGCCCGTACGCCCTACGGCACGAAAAGCCCTCATACCGTCATTCAATACGCTATCGAGGATGCAGAAATGCTCCTCGACAGGGGCGCCCGTATCCTCGTGGTAGGTTGTAACACTGCATCCAGCGTTGCCACGGATGCCTTGAGGGAACGCTTCGACGTTCCTATTTTTGAGGTCATATCCCCTGCGGTCCACAAGGCGGTCTCCCACCAAAAAGGACGGCGGGTCGGAGTCATTGGAACGAGGGCAACGGTTAATAGCGGCGTGTATCAGGATAAGATCAGGGCCTTGCGCCCGGACATGGAGGTTTATGCCGCTGCATGCCCCCTGCTTGTGCCCCTGGTGGAGGAAGGGTGGCTGAAAAAGGGAGAGACCAGGCGAATCGTCAAGAAATACTTGCACCCTCTTAAGGTCAAGCAGATTGACGTGCTGATCCTGGGCTGTACGCACTATCCCCTTCTAAAAGAAATCATACAGGCAAAAATCGGCAAGCGAGTGAAGATTATTGACTCTTCAGAGGAGTTATCTCGTTCGGTCAAAGACTTCCTACTCGACAATACGCCCATTGCAAGCACCCTGGAAAAAAAGGGGGGGCATCAGTTTTTTGTCTCGGATGTGACGGAACACATGCAAAAACTGGCCAGGAAGATCCTTAAGAGCGTTGGGAAATTGGAACTCATTAAAGTGAGCGCTCCATAG
- a CDS encoding YbaB/EbfC family nucleoid-associated protein, producing the protein MAKGMGNMLKQAQKLQSQIFKLQEEMADKTVETSVGGGMVRVTANGKQQLVSIKIDPEVVDSDDVQMLEDLIVAGVNDALKKAQDMVSEEMTKLTGGFKVPGLT; encoded by the coding sequence ATGGCAAAAGGTATGGGCAATATGTTAAAGCAAGCACAAAAACTCCAGTCCCAAATCTTCAAACTCCAGGAGGAGATGGCTGACAAAACAGTTGAGACATCAGTCGGTGGCGGCATGGTAAGAGTCACTGCCAATGGCAAACAGCAACTGGTATCCATCAAGATCGACCCTGAGGTTGTGGATTCCGATGATGTGCAAATGCTTGAGGATCTGATTGTAGCCGGGGTCAATGATGCCTTGAAAAAAGCCCAAGACATGGTATCTGAAGAAATGACGAAGTTGACCGGCGGCTTTAAGGTTCCTGGTCTTACGTAA
- a CDS encoding YkgJ family cysteine cluster protein encodes MAKPSDFFECQMCGECCKGYGGAFVNEQEIKAISQYLHIEPESFLKDYCQWSGGRPLIRVSESGYCVFWKEVCTIHEVKPRMCKLWPFIQSILVDPTNWHAMGSMCPGIRTDVTLEDLINCVKQVLAEYESSRLKV; translated from the coding sequence TTGGCTAAGCCTTCGGACTTCTTTGAGTGTCAAATGTGTGGCGAATGTTGCAAGGGCTACGGTGGCGCCTTTGTAAATGAACAAGAAATCAAAGCCATTTCCCAATATCTGCATATAGAGCCAGAGTCCTTTCTCAAAGATTATTGCCAGTGGTCCGGGGGGCGGCCTTTGATCAGGGTCTCCGAGTCAGGCTACTGTGTCTTCTGGAAGGAAGTCTGCACGATTCACGAAGTCAAACCTCGCATGTGTAAGCTCTGGCCCTTCATTCAAAGCATCCTGGTAGATCCCACAAACTGGCATGCTATGGGGTCGATGTGTCCAGGCATTCGCACAGATGTCACCCTGGAAGATCTTATCAACTGTGTGAAGCAAGTACTGGCAGAGTATGAAAGCTCAAGGCTCAAAGTATGA
- the recR gene encoding recombination protein RecR: MEFYPPSLVRLIKHLSRLPGIGEKTATRLALHILRSRHEEAKGLSQSILEVKDKVRLCSKCFGLADTDPCSLCVNPNRDHSIVCVVEQPSDLVAVEKTGAFRGLYHVLHGALSPMNGIGPNDLKIKELAARVAQGEIQELILATNTNVEGESTASYLNELLKAYPVRVTRIASGVPMGSDLKYLDDVTIKRAMERRQDLQVG, encoded by the coding sequence ATGGAGTTTTATCCACCATCCCTTGTCCGGCTGATCAAACATCTCTCAAGACTTCCTGGTATTGGCGAAAAGACTGCCACCCGTCTTGCTCTCCATATCCTGCGATCACGCCATGAGGAGGCCAAAGGGCTGTCACAAAGCATCCTTGAAGTCAAGGACAAGGTAAGGCTTTGCTCCAAGTGCTTTGGCCTTGCAGATACGGATCCTTGCTCGCTTTGCGTAAATCCGAATCGGGATCATTCAATTGTGTGCGTCGTTGAACAGCCCAGCGACTTAGTGGCAGTTGAAAAGACAGGGGCCTTTAGGGGCCTCTACCATGTGCTCCATGGCGCCCTGTCTCCGATGAACGGCATCGGACCAAATGACCTGAAAATCAAGGAACTTGCTGCGCGGGTTGCGCAAGGCGAAATACAAGAACTCATCCTTGCCACCAATACAAATGTGGAAGGTGAGTCCACTGCGTCATACTTGAATGAACTCCTCAAGGCATACCCTGTGCGCGTGACACGAATAGCCTCAGGTGTTCCCATGGGAAGTGACTTGAAGTATCTGGACGACGTCACCATAAAGCGAGCCATGGAAAGGAGGCAGGATCTTCAAGTTGGCTAA